The DNA sequence TCTTGTCAACCGGCGACGAATTGGCGGATTTGGACGAGCGGTTCAGCGAGGAAAAAATCATCAACTCCAACAGCTATGGGATTGCGGCCGCGGTGCAGGAGGCGGGCGGCATTCCATTTTTATTGGGGATTGCGAGGGACACGCCTGCCGCGCTGAAGGAGAAGATTTCACATGGACTGACGGCGGACATTCTGGTCCTGTCCGGCGGCGTCTCGATGGGCGATTACGATTTCACGAAGACGGTGTTCCATGAGCTCGGCGCAGAAATGAACTTCTGGAAGCTGGCGATCAGGCCGGGGCAGCCGCTCGCGTTCGGCAAGATTCAGGGTAAGCTGGCCTTCGGCTTGCCGGGGAATCCTGTCTCCTCCATGGTGACGTTCGAGCAGCTGGTGCGGCCGGCGATGCTGAAAATGAGCGGCCATCGGCACTATGGCCGTCCGGTCGTGCAGGCGATCTTCGAGGAAAAGTTTTCCAAGAGGACGGATCGGCGCCACTTCCTGCGCGGGGTGCTCACGCAGGAAGCGGGAGTCTTTAAGGTGCGAACCACCGGCGCGCAGGGGTCCGGAATTTTGACCTCCATGGTGAAGGCCAATTGCTTGATCGATATTCCGGTCGAAGTCGAACGGGTCAATCCTGGCGACCTGGTCTCGGTTCAATTGTTGTGCGGCGAAGTGTGGGCGAACCACGCAGGCCCGGTCCAGGCTGGCGGGCATCATCTCTCCTGTTGCTGAAGCTTCGTCCAGTTCCGTGACGATGTTGCGGTGCGACGTGTAATGAAGGGCCCTGTTGTATGGCCGTACCTATTGTGTCGTTTGTCGGCCGGTCGAACAGCGGAAAGACTACGCTGATCGAGCGGGTGATTCCTGAACTGGTTCGCGCCGGCTATAAAGTGGCGACGGTGAAGCATACCGGGCATGGGTTCGATCTCGATACCGAAGGGAAGGACAGCTGGCGCCACAAGCGGGCCGGGGCCAGCAGCGTGATGGTGCTCTCCAAGGGCAGCATGGCGATGTTTGCCGATGTGTCCGACCAGATGAGCGTCGAAGCCATACGGGACCGGTTTCTCGACCAGAGCTATGACTTGATCATTGCCGAAGGGTGGAAGCACGAAAGCTATCCGAAGATCGTCATCATCCGTGAGGCGGTCGGCGAAATTCCCGTGTCTCATGAAGGATTGCTGGCGGTGGTATCGGATAAGCAGGTTGATTTGTCCGTGCCCTTGTTCGGGTTGGACGATGTCGCAGGCGTGGCGGCTTTGATCATGAAGCAATTCCCCAAATCCCGTTCTCATTCGGAGCATGAACTGGAAGCCTAAAGCGACCATCCTGTTGGCCCTTACCCTCGGCGCCATCGCGCTTGGCGCGATAGCCATTCCTATTACGAACCATCCGACCTTCTGTGCCAGTTGCCATACCATTGCGCCCTCCCATGAGAGTTGGACGAAATCCTCGCATCGAGACGTGACCTGTGTGGCCTGCCATGTGAGGCCAGGCCTTGAAGGCTGGCTCCACGATAAGGCCTGGGCCGGGACGAAGGATGTGGCCATCTACCTGTTCGGCAGCCCGACCGATCCGCACAATCTCCAGGCGAAGGTCGATTCCGTCGTCTGCCTGGGCTGTCATCGAGACATTCTGCGGGTCTCCGAAGTGGCCCCGCGCGATCTGCCTCCGCCGGTCAAAGAGGTCGGGTTGATCATGAGCCATCGCAAACATATCGAGGCCTTTGCGAAGCGAAGCCAGGGGGAGGGCTGCACAACCTGCCATTCGTCGGTCGTGCATGAACAGCCGATCAAGGGCTATCCAATCGTGATCCCGCGCGGGCATGTATCGGCCGACGAGAAACCCTGGTACCCGGACCATCCGGAAGGTTCGTACTTGCGGACCAGAGCCCTCAAGGACTGTTTCCGCTGCCACGACGGGAAGACGGAATATGAGGGGAAGATCGTGAGCCGGAAATGTGAAACCTGCCATCTCCCAGAAAAGATCGGCAACGCGTTACTGTTCAACTAAGTCGCCGATTCGTTATGACCACACCTGTGCTGCACGTCCAACATCTCGTGAAACAGTTCGGCGATTTCGTCGCCGTCAACGACATTTCCTTCGACCTCAGGCCGGGAGAGATCCTCGGGTTGCTGGGTCCGAACGGGGCGGGGAAAACCACGACCATTCAGATGTTGCTCGGGGTGGTAAAGCTGACCTCCGGCTCCATTCAGATGTTCGGACGAGATTTGGAGACGGATCGTGAGGCCATTCTCCAGCAAGTAAACTTTTCTTCGACCTATGTCTCCATGCCGCAAGCGCTGACGGTGGAGGAGAACCTCTGGGTGATGGCGAGGCTCTATGGGCTGCCTCAGATCCAGTCGCGAATCGATTCCATCGTGAAGCGGCTGGAGATGGAGGAGTTTCGCCATAAAGTCACGCGCAAACTGTCCTCCGGTCAAAGTACCAGGCTCGGGCTGGCCAAGGCCTTTCTGACCGAACCGAAGATTCTGTTCCTCGATGAGCCGACCGCGAGTCTCGATCCCGATATCGCGCAAAAGATCCGGAGTTTTCTCAAGGAAGAGCGGCGTTCGTCCGGCCTGAGCGTGCTCTACTCGTCGCACAATATGCATGAGATGGAAGAAATGACGGACCGGATCATCTTTCTCCAGCGGGGCAAGATCGTGGCGGAGGGGACGGCGCAGGAGATTGTGGCGCGGTTCGGGCAGGCGGATCTGGAAGAAGTGTTTGTGAAGTTGGCGCGGGAGAAGTAGGAGGCGCTGGGGAGGGTCTCTGTGCTCGCGCAACGCGCGGCCTCAGAAGGCCCTCGTTGGACGCGCGCAGGGGCGACCCTCCCCAGTGCCTCCTTGATTGCCTGTCCGACCGAGTAGAGGGAAGAGAAGAGGAAGATGAAACTCCATCGAGTCTATGCGCTGGTGGCGCGGCATTTGTACCTGTACCGGCGCAGTTTGCCGCGCATGATGGAGATTTTCTATTGGCCCTTTCTGGACCTGGTCATCTGGGGGTTCATTACGGTTTATCTCATGAAGTTCCAGGGGCAGATCCCAGGGGCGGTTACGTTCTTTCTGGGGGCCTTAATTTTATGGGATGTGCTGTTCCGCGCGCAGCAGGGAGTGACGATTTCGTTTCTGGAGGAGCTCTGGGCGCGCAATCTGATGAATTTGTTTGCCAGTCCGCTCAAGCCGAGCGAGTTCCTGGCCGCGACGATGGTGATGAGCGTTTTAAAAGTGATGGCGGTTTCTGTGGTGATGGTCGTCTGCGCGGGGCTCTTCTATTCGTACAATATCTTCGTGATCGGGCTCTGGCTGATTCCGTTCGTTGTGAATCTCGTGATGACGGGCTGGATCATCGGGGTGTTGACCACGGCCCTCATTATGCGGTTTGGCCAGGAAGCGGAAGTGCTGGCCTGGAGCATGGTGTTTTTATTTCAGCCCATCTCCTGTGTGTTCTATCCGATCGAGGTGCTCCCAGGCTGGCTGCAGGCCATTGCCTGGATGAATCCTGCCGCCCATGTCTTTGAAGGGATGCGCGCTGTGCTCAACGCGACGGTCTCGCCGGTCGCGCATCTTGCCTGGGCCACCGGCTTGAACGTGGTCTGTCTCAGCCTG is a window from the Nitrospirota bacterium genome containing:
- a CDS encoding molybdopterin molybdotransferase MoeA; the protein is MKATDATEGLTQLQEAQRIVLESTPTLGLEKISILDALGRVLGEDIVAERDNPPWNNSAMDGFAVRWEDIKQEQTIQKPVTLTVIEDVPAGKMPSKTVGKGQAIRIMTGAPIPKGADTVLKVEDTEHTPDSVRVFKAEQQGANIRPQGEDVKNGDCIIAKGTQIRPGEAGMLAILAKSFIFAYQRPRVAILSTGDELADLDERFSEEKIINSNSYGIAAAVQEAGGIPFLLGIARDTPAALKEKISHGLTADILVLSGGVSMGDYDFTKTVFHELGAEMNFWKLAIRPGQPLAFGKIQGKLAFGLPGNPVSSMVTFEQLVRPAMLKMSGHRHYGRPVVQAIFEEKFSKRTDRRHFLRGVLTQEAGVFKVRTTGAQGSGILTSMVKANCLIDIPVEVERVNPGDLVSVQLLCGEVWANHAGPVQAGGHHLSCC
- the mobB gene encoding molybdopterin-guanine dinucleotide biosynthesis protein B, whose product is MAVPIVSFVGRSNSGKTTLIERVIPELVRAGYKVATVKHTGHGFDLDTEGKDSWRHKRAGASSVMVLSKGSMAMFADVSDQMSVEAIRDRFLDQSYDLIIAEGWKHESYPKIVIIREAVGEIPVSHEGLLAVVSDKQVDLSVPLFGLDDVAGVAALIMKQFPKSRSHSEHELEA
- a CDS encoding NapC/NirT family cytochrome c — encoded protein: MNWKPKATILLALTLGAIALGAIAIPITNHPTFCASCHTIAPSHESWTKSSHRDVTCVACHVRPGLEGWLHDKAWAGTKDVAIYLFGSPTDPHNLQAKVDSVVCLGCHRDILRVSEVAPRDLPPPVKEVGLIMSHRKHIEAFAKRSQGEGCTTCHSSVVHEQPIKGYPIVIPRGHVSADEKPWYPDHPEGSYLRTRALKDCFRCHDGKTEYEGKIVSRKCETCHLPEKIGNALLFN
- a CDS encoding ABC transporter ATP-binding protein, whose translation is MTTPVLHVQHLVKQFGDFVAVNDISFDLRPGEILGLLGPNGAGKTTTIQMLLGVVKLTSGSIQMFGRDLETDREAILQQVNFSSTYVSMPQALTVEENLWVMARLYGLPQIQSRIDSIVKRLEMEEFRHKVTRKLSSGQSTRLGLAKAFLTEPKILFLDEPTASLDPDIAQKIRSFLKEERRSSGLSVLYSSHNMHEMEEMTDRIIFLQRGKIVAEGTAQEIVARFGQADLEEVFVKLAREK
- a CDS encoding ABC transporter permease, with translation MKLHRVYALVARHLYLYRRSLPRMMEIFYWPFLDLVIWGFITVYLMKFQGQIPGAVTFFLGALILWDVLFRAQQGVTISFLEELWARNLMNLFASPLKPSEFLAATMVMSVLKVMAVSVVMVVCAGLFYSYNIFVIGLWLIPFVVNLVMTGWIIGVLTTALIMRFGQEAEVLAWSMVFLFQPISCVFYPIEVLPGWLQAIAWMNPAAHVFEGMRAVLNATVSPVAHLAWATGLNVVCLSLVVALFHWMFEFCRERGLLVRIGE